One window from the genome of Chroococcidiopsis sp. TS-821 encodes:
- a CDS encoding glycosyltransferase family 4 protein, translating to MPIQLYHLIAFFVAACVVLWTTPIVKTIGIKSGRVDRPNERKVHQRPMVRLGGVAIFTGTIVALLIVWSLGGFGILPSTKEWEVWGVTLGGIAFFLIGLADDLFSLSPFLRLFIQVIVAGIVWQMGVHIDFLSIPFVGLIQLGWLSLPFTVIWLVGMANAINWIDGLDGLAAGVSGIAATVMLFVALSMQQPAAALIAAALAGGTLGFLRYNFNPAQIFMGDGGAYFIGFTLAGVGTIGLVKTAAVTAVLLPYLILAVPIVDMSAVILARLCQGKSPFSADKRHLHHRLLRAGLSHRFTVLFIYSLTLWVGTLALAFAGIPSGIAYACAGTSLLSYTSWQVWKHARS from the coding sequence ATGCCTATTCAGCTATACCATCTGATTGCCTTTTTTGTCGCTGCCTGCGTCGTCCTCTGGACAACTCCCATCGTTAAAACCATTGGCATCAAAAGCGGACGAGTCGATCGACCCAACGAGCGGAAAGTGCATCAACGCCCGATGGTACGCCTCGGAGGAGTTGCGATTTTCACGGGGACAATCGTGGCTTTATTAATAGTTTGGTCGCTTGGTGGCTTTGGCATCTTACCATCGACGAAAGAGTGGGAAGTGTGGGGTGTCACGCTCGGCGGAATCGCCTTTTTTCTGATTGGTTTAGCCGATGACTTGTTTAGTCTATCTCCCTTCTTGCGCCTTTTTATCCAAGTTATCGTTGCCGGTATTGTTTGGCAGATGGGAGTACATATTGATTTTTTAAGTATTCCTTTTGTCGGACTCATTCAACTGGGCTGGCTAAGTTTGCCCTTTACAGTCATCTGGTTAGTAGGAATGGCAAATGCGATCAACTGGATTGATGGTCTTGATGGCTTAGCAGCTGGAGTTTCAGGAATTGCTGCCACTGTGATGCTATTTGTCGCCCTCTCGATGCAACAACCAGCAGCAGCTTTGATTGCGGCGGCACTAGCTGGTGGTACTTTAGGGTTTCTTCGTTACAACTTTAATCCTGCTCAAATCTTCATGGGAGATGGCGGAGCTTATTTTATCGGCTTCACCTTGGCTGGTGTCGGTACAATTGGACTCGTCAAAACTGCGGCGGTAACAGCGGTGTTGCTACCTTACTTGATTTTGGCAGTGCCAATAGTTGATATGTCTGCAGTTATTCTGGCACGCCTTTGCCAAGGAAAATCGCCTTTTAGCGCAGATAAACGCCATTTGCATCACCGACTCTTACGCGCTGGGCTATCGCATCGATTTACTGTTTTATTCATTTACTCGTTAACGTTATGGGTGGGGACGTTGGCACTTGCTTTCGCAGGAATACCAAGTGGGATTGCTTATGCTTGTGCGGGAACCTCGCTTTTGAGTTACACCAGCTGGCAAGTTTGGAAGCACGCTCGCTCGTGA
- a CDS encoding competence/damage-inducible protein A, producing the protein MTAEIICVGTELLLGDILNKNAQYLAQQLASLGIPHYYQTVVGDNVARIKHVIEIAIARSNILIFTGGLGPTPDDLTTETLADFFGVPLVENPDILEDIAQKYAIRGRVMTPSNRKQALIPQGATVLPNPAGTAPGIIWSPTSHLHILTFPGVPSEMQRMWQETAVPYLKSLGFGQEVILSRTLKFWGIAESALAEKVSAFLNLPNPTVAPYASRGEVKLRISAKAASSTAAEELIAPIAQQLQTIGGIDYYGQDDDSLASVVGQLLQRANATLSVAESCTGGGLGHMLTDVPGSSRYFMGGIISYDNQVKVSLLDVAPEALIQEGAVSSTVAAQMARGVRSRLGTTWGLSITGIAGPDGGSLTKPVGLVYIGLAQSNGTVQTFEHRYGQDRSRSLIRHLSACSALDALRRKLLDSQF; encoded by the coding sequence ATGACTGCTGAAATTATTTGTGTTGGCACCGAGTTACTGCTAGGGGATATTTTGAACAAAAATGCCCAATACCTAGCACAGCAACTCGCGAGCCTAGGAATTCCTCACTACTATCAAACGGTTGTGGGAGATAATGTAGCGCGAATTAAGCACGTAATTGAAATTGCGATCGCGCGCTCTAATATCCTCATTTTCACTGGCGGGCTTGGTCCAACACCTGATGATTTGACAACTGAAACTCTCGCCGATTTTTTTGGCGTCCCTTTAGTAGAAAATCCAGATATTCTAGAAGATATTGCCCAAAAATATGCTATTCGCGGTCGGGTGATGACTCCCAGTAACCGCAAGCAAGCCCTGATTCCGCAAGGAGCCACAGTTCTACCCAATCCGGCTGGCACAGCACCAGGGATTATTTGGTCTCCAACTTCTCATTTGCATATCTTGACTTTTCCTGGCGTGCCATCAGAAATGCAGCGAATGTGGCAAGAAACCGCTGTACCGTATCTCAAATCCTTGGGATTTGGTCAAGAAGTTATCTTGAGTCGCACATTAAAGTTTTGGGGAATTGCAGAGTCAGCTTTAGCAGAAAAAGTCTCGGCATTTTTGAACTTACCTAATCCGACAGTGGCTCCCTATGCTAGTCGTGGCGAAGTGAAATTACGCATCTCGGCTAAAGCCGCTTCGTCTACCGCTGCGGAAGAATTGATTGCGCCGATCGCACAGCAGCTGCAAACTATTGGCGGAATAGATTACTACGGTCAAGATGATGATTCGTTAGCATCTGTGGTAGGGCAATTATTGCAACGGGCAAACGCAACACTCAGTGTTGCTGAATCTTGTACAGGTGGCGGATTGGGACACATGTTGACTGATGTTCCAGGAAGTTCGCGCTATTTTATGGGCGGAATTATCTCCTACGACAACCAAGTTAAAGTATCTTTGTTAGATGTTGCTCCAGAAGCCTTAATTCAAGAAGGAGCCGTCAGTTCAACTGTCGCAGCCCAAATGGCACGAGGAGTGCGATCGCGTCTAGGAACAACTTGGGGATTAAGTATTACTGGTATTGCTGGACCTGACGGCGGTAGTCTGACTAAGCCTGTAGGTTTAGTCTATATCGGGTTAGCGCAATCAAACGGCACAGTACAAACTTTTGAACATCGCTACGGTCAAGACCGCTCGCGCTCCTTAATTCGCCACTTGAGTGCTTGTAGCGCGCTTGACGCTTTACGCCGCAAGCTACTTGACAGTCAATTTTAG